Proteins encoded by one window of Streptomyces sp. ALI-76-A:
- a CDS encoding PRC-barrel domain-containing protein produces the protein MQTDIDPRNLIGRKAFDRNGTKIGTIDEIYLDDATGVPEWAAIRTGLFSRDAFVPLEPSELVEGTLRVPFDRALIKDAPDFGVGRHLSPEQELQLYHHYGLDLSAPPPLPDHDFGKLANTDDP, from the coding sequence GTGCAGACCGACATCGATCCGCGCAACCTGATCGGCCGCAAGGCGTTCGACCGCAACGGCACGAAGATCGGCACGATCGACGAGATCTACCTCGACGACGCGACCGGCGTACCCGAGTGGGCCGCCATACGCACGGGCCTCTTCTCCCGGGACGCCTTCGTTCCCCTGGAGCCCAGTGAACTGGTCGAAGGCACTCTCCGCGTCCCCTTCGACCGCGCCCTGATCAAGGACGCCCCCGACTTCGGCGTGGGCCGCCATCTCTCCCCCGAGCAGGAACTCCAGCTCTACCACCACTACGGCCTCGACCTGTCCGCCCCTCCCCCGCTCCCGGACCACGACTTCGGCAAACTGGCCAACACGGACGACCCCTGA
- a CDS encoding DNA polymerase IV, whose product MRRAPTILHLDMDAFFASAEQASKPSLRGKAVIVGGLGPRGVVATASYEARVFGVHSAMPMAQARRLAPNAAYLVPRFAFYRAISEQVMGLLRGLSPLVEPLSLDEAFVDLEAGGAAWDEESARLAAMKLRAEIRAVTGLTGSVGLAASKMLAKIASEQAKPDGLVVIEPGTERAMLGPMSVRTLPGVGPATGDHLRRAGITTVEDIAEAGEDELVRLLGKAHGHGLYAMALARDERPVVAERETKSVSVEDTYDIDIHDRVRVGLEVQRLADRCVRRLREAGLSGRTIVLKVRRYDFSTLTRSETLRGPTDDPAVVREAAARLLDSVDTTGGVRLLGVGVSGLADYTQEDLFAQAAGERVDSGPAEAPEHAPAAESQAPVERRWPSGHDVRHAEYGHGWVQGSGLGRVTVRFETPDSGPGRVRTFRVEDPELEPAEPLPLVAGSLGGGAGVAGAADVGGGVEVPGGTGVEVTGGVEVPGEAGAGTVAGPGEVRA is encoded by the coding sequence GTGAGAAGAGCGCCCACGATCCTGCATCTCGACATGGATGCCTTCTTCGCCTCGGCGGAGCAGGCGTCCAAGCCGAGCCTGCGTGGGAAGGCCGTCATCGTGGGTGGGCTGGGGCCGCGTGGGGTGGTGGCCACGGCCTCGTACGAGGCGCGGGTCTTCGGGGTGCACTCGGCGATGCCCATGGCCCAGGCGAGACGGCTGGCGCCGAACGCGGCCTATCTCGTGCCGCGCTTCGCGTTCTACCGGGCGATCAGTGAGCAGGTGATGGGGCTGCTGCGGGGGCTGTCGCCGTTGGTGGAGCCGCTGAGCCTGGACGAGGCGTTCGTGGACCTGGAGGCCGGGGGAGCGGCCTGGGACGAGGAGTCGGCGCGGCTGGCCGCGATGAAGCTGCGGGCGGAGATACGGGCGGTGACCGGGCTGACGGGGTCGGTGGGGCTCGCCGCCTCCAAGATGCTCGCGAAGATCGCCTCGGAGCAGGCCAAGCCCGACGGGCTGGTGGTGATCGAGCCGGGGACCGAGCGGGCCATGCTGGGCCCGATGTCGGTGCGGACGCTGCCCGGGGTGGGGCCGGCGACGGGCGACCACCTGAGGCGGGCAGGGATCACCACGGTCGAGGACATCGCGGAGGCGGGCGAGGACGAGCTCGTACGGCTGCTGGGGAAGGCGCACGGGCACGGGCTGTACGCCATGGCGCTGGCGCGCGACGAGCGGCCCGTGGTGGCCGAGCGGGAGACGAAGTCGGTGTCGGTGGAGGACACGTACGACATCGACATCCACGACCGGGTCCGGGTGGGACTGGAGGTGCAGCGCCTCGCGGACCGGTGCGTGCGGCGGCTGCGGGAGGCGGGGCTGTCCGGGCGCACGATCGTGCTGAAGGTGCGGAGGTACGACTTCTCCACGCTGACCCGGTCCGAGACGTTGCGCGGGCCCACGGACGATCCGGCGGTGGTACGGGAGGCTGCCGCCCGGTTGCTGGACTCCGTGGACACGACGGGGGGTGTGCGGTTGCTGGGGGTGGGGGTCAGCGGACTGGCCGACTACACGCAGGAGGACCTGTTCGCGCAGGCGGCGGGGGAGCGGGTGGACTCCGGTCCGGCGGAGGCTCCTGAGCACGCGCCGGCCGCGGAGTCCCAGGCGCCGGTCGAGCGGCGATGGCCCTCGGGGCACGATGTGCGGCATGCCGAGTACGGGCACGGGTGGGTGCAGGGGAGCGGGCTGGGGCGGGTGACGGTGCGGTTCGAGACGCCTGACTCGGGGCCGGGGCGGGTGCGGACGTTTCGCGTCGAGGATCCGGAGTTGGAACCGGCGGAGCCGTTGCCGTTGGTGGCGGGGAGTCTCGGGGGTGGGGCGGGAGTCGCAGGTGCAGCTGACGTCGGGGGTGGGGTGGAGGTCCCGGGTGGGACTGGGGTGGAGGTCACAGGTGGGGTGGAGGTCCCGGGTGAGGCCGGGGCCGGGACTGTGGCTGGGCCGGGGGAGGTTCGGGCGTGA
- a CDS encoding MerR family transcriptional regulator: protein MLQSPSGGAGHGAAAADSGLMSIGTVLNVLRGEFPEVTISKIRFLESEGLIEPRRTPSGYRKFSTGDVERLSHVLRMQRDHYLPLKVIREHLEAMGRGEAVPLPVVGRQRDGEVVPETSEGPTAVRIGRDELLAAAAISEQELEEWESYGLIAPLPDGAYDAEAATVASLVAELGRFGIEPRHLRVMKAAADREAGLVDQVVAPLRRHRNPQTRAHAEARTKELAGLAVKLHAALVQTALGVRLP, encoded by the coding sequence ATGCTGCAATCACCGAGCGGCGGCGCCGGACACGGTGCCGCCGCCGCGGACAGTGGGCTGATGAGCATCGGCACGGTGCTGAACGTGCTGCGTGGCGAGTTCCCCGAAGTCACCATCTCCAAGATCCGCTTCCTGGAGTCGGAAGGGCTCATCGAGCCGCGTCGGACCCCTTCGGGATACCGCAAGTTCAGCACCGGTGACGTCGAACGCCTGAGCCATGTCCTGAGGATGCAGCGGGACCACTATCTGCCGCTCAAGGTGATCCGCGAGCATCTGGAGGCCATGGGGCGCGGCGAGGCCGTCCCGCTCCCGGTGGTGGGGCGCCAGCGGGACGGGGAGGTCGTTCCGGAGACCTCCGAAGGTCCCACGGCGGTCCGGATCGGGCGGGACGAGCTGCTCGCCGCGGCGGCGATCAGCGAGCAGGAGCTGGAGGAGTGGGAGTCGTACGGGCTCATCGCTCCTCTGCCGGACGGGGCCTACGACGCCGAGGCCGCCACGGTGGCCTCGCTCGTCGCCGAGCTGGGGCGGTTCGGGATCGAACCGCGGCATCTGCGGGTGATGAAGGCCGCCGCCGACCGTGAGGCCGGTCTGGTGGACCAGGTCGTGGCTCCGCTGAGACGCCACCGGAACCCACAGACCAGAGCTCACGCGGAAGCCCGTACGAAGGAACTGGCCGGGCTCGCGGTGAAGCTGCACGCGGCGCTGGTGCAGACCGCTCTCGGCGTGCGGCTGCCCTGA
- a CDS encoding FHA domain-containing protein has protein sequence MGGAWWKLSGGYGRCEDVRVDRCVQSGFVLPHGRVCFGQGESPVKLFAKLFGKSAREGNANATARHRAQPDAEGQRPLFRDQVDGPGGDVSGGQGAPSVDPAQSGGIGFGQPSTSRAGGGFSADPYASNAPGGQPRQEDPSMSALVCTRCGNRNAENSRFCSNCGAPLRAGATPERPSETTSTISISGLEAYDAEVTGQTQMPMLSPEAQAAVDALPLGSALLVVRRGPNSGSRFLLDGDLTTAGRHPQSDIFLDDVTVSRRHVEFRRGQDGSFTVADVGSLNGTYVNRERIDQVALNNGDEVQIGKYRLVFYASQRGY, from the coding sequence ATGGGTGGTGCGTGGTGGAAACTGTCTGGTGGATACGGACGTTGTGAGGATGTCCGGGTCGACCGGTGTGTTCAATCAGGGTTCGTCCTGCCCCACGGGCGGGTCTGTTTCGGTCAAGGGGAATCGCCCGTGAAGTTGTTTGCGAAGTTGTTCGGCAAGAGCGCGCGAGAGGGCAACGCCAACGCGACCGCCCGCCACCGCGCACAGCCTGACGCGGAGGGCCAGCGGCCGCTGTTCCGGGACCAGGTAGATGGTCCGGGCGGTGACGTTTCCGGAGGTCAGGGCGCGCCGTCTGTTGACCCTGCCCAGTCCGGAGGCATAGGTTTCGGGCAACCGTCGACCTCACGTGCGGGTGGAGGGTTTTCCGCCGACCCGTATGCGTCCAACGCCCCTGGGGGGCAGCCGCGGCAGGAGGATCCGTCCATGTCGGCCCTGGTGTGTACGAGGTGCGGTAACCGCAACGCGGAGAACAGCCGCTTCTGCTCCAACTGCGGCGCGCCGCTGCGGGCGGGTGCGACGCCCGAGCGTCCGTCCGAGACCACGTCCACGATCTCCATCTCCGGGCTCGAGGCCTACGACGCCGAGGTCACGGGGCAGACGCAGATGCCCATGCTCTCCCCGGAGGCGCAGGCGGCCGTCGACGCGCTCCCGCTCGGGTCCGCGCTCCTGGTGGTGCGCCGCGGTCCGAACTCGGGCAGCCGCTTCCTGCTGGACGGCGACCTGACCACGGCCGGCCGCCACCCGCAGAGCGACATCTTCCTGGACGACGTGACGGTCTCCCGTCGGCACGTGGAGTTCCGCCGTGGCCAGGACGGCTCGTTCACGGTGGCCGACGTGGGCAGTCTGAACGGCACGTACGTCAACCGGGAACGGATCGACCAGGTCGCGCTGAACAACGGCGACGAGGTGCAGATCGGCAAGTACCGGCTGGTGTTCTACGCGAGCCAGCGGGGCTACTGA
- a CDS encoding small basic family protein yields the protein MIAVLGLVVGVVVGLLVRPEVPAVVEPYLPIAVVAALDAVFGGLRAMLDGIFDDKVFVVSFLSNVVVAALIVFLGDKLGVGAQLSTGVVVVLGIRIFSNAAAIRRHVFRA from the coding sequence GTGATCGCCGTACTGGGCCTCGTCGTGGGAGTCGTGGTCGGCCTGTTGGTCCGGCCCGAGGTCCCGGCGGTCGTCGAGCCGTATCTGCCGATCGCCGTGGTGGCGGCGCTGGACGCCGTCTTCGGAGGTCTGCGGGCCATGCTCGACGGCATCTTCGACGACAAGGTCTTCGTCGTGTCGTTCCTGTCGAACGTGGTCGTCGCCGCGCTGATCGTGTTCCTGGGCGACAAGCTGGGCGTGGGTGCCCAGCTGTCGACCGGTGTCGTCGTCGTCCTCGGGATCCGAATCTTCTCGAACGCCGCGGCGATCCGTAGGCACGTGTTCCGGGCGTGA
- a CDS encoding MerR family transcriptional regulator: MRSSGDGTAGGAPGRSLGASGPYPLHSNAADHAPQRPTAVPSSGGATSMASEQIGYRGPTACAAAGITYRQLDYWARTGLVEPSVRPAYGSGTQRLYSFRDVVILKVVKRFLDTGVSLQNIRTAVQHLRESGFRDLERMTLMSDGATVYECTTPDEVHALLQGGQGVFGIAVGVVWRDVESALSQLHGERVDTGETLIGSNPADELARRRNRAV; the protein is encoded by the coding sequence GTGAGAAGCAGCGGCGACGGTACGGCTGGGGGTGCCCCCGGACGCAGTCTCGGGGCGAGCGGTCCGTACCCGCTTCACAGCAACGCGGCCGATCACGCTCCGCAGCGACCGACGGCCGTGCCGAGCAGCGGAGGGGCGACGTCCATGGCGTCCGAGCAGATCGGCTACCGCGGTCCGACGGCGTGTGCGGCAGCCGGCATCACCTACCGGCAACTCGACTACTGGGCCCGTACCGGGCTCGTCGAGCCGAGTGTGCGGCCCGCCTACGGGTCCGGCACGCAGCGGCTGTACAGCTTCCGGGATGTCGTCATCCTGAAGGTGGTCAAGCGTTTCCTCGACACCGGTGTCTCGCTGCAGAACATCCGCACCGCGGTGCAGCACCTGCGGGAAAGCGGATTCCGTGACCTGGAGCGGATGACACTGATGAGCGACGGCGCCACGGTCTACGAGTGCACCACGCCCGACGAGGTCCACGCGCTGCTCCAGGGCGGCCAGGGCGTCTTCGGTATCGCCGTCGGTGTGGTGTGGCGGGACGTCGAGAGTGCCCTGTCGCAGTTGCACGGTGAGCGCGTCGACACCGGGGAGACGCTCATCGGGTCCAACCCCGCCGACGAGCTGGCGCGGCGGCGCAACCGGGCGGTCTGA
- a CDS encoding bifunctional nuclease family protein, with amino-acid sequence MNELDVVGVRVEMPSNQPIVLLREVGGDRYLPIWIGPGEATAIAFAQQGMAPARPLTHDLFKDVLEAVGQELTEVRITDLREGVFYAELVFASGVEVSARPSDAIALALRTGTPIYGSDGVLDDAGIAIPDEQEDEVEKFREFLDQISPEDFGSSSQ; translated from the coding sequence GTGAACGAGCTCGATGTCGTAGGTGTCCGGGTCGAAATGCCCTCCAACCAACCGATCGTGCTCCTGCGAGAAGTGGGAGGCGACCGCTACCTCCCCATCTGGATCGGGCCTGGGGAGGCTACGGCGATCGCCTTCGCGCAGCAGGGCATGGCCCCCGCCCGTCCGCTGACCCACGACCTGTTCAAGGACGTGCTGGAGGCCGTCGGCCAGGAGCTCACCGAAGTACGCATCACGGACCTGCGTGAGGGCGTCTTCTACGCGGAGCTGGTGTTCGCCAGCGGCGTCGAGGTGAGTGCGCGGCCGTCCGACGCCATAGCGCTGGCGCTGCGCACCGGAACGCCGATCTACGGCAGTGACGGCGTGCTCGACGACGCGGGCATCGCGATCCCGGACGAGCAGGAGGACGAAGTGGAGAAGTTCCGCGAGTTCCTCGACCAGATCTCCCCCGAGGACTTCGGCAGCAGCAGCCAGTGA
- a CDS encoding DUF881 domain-containing protein, protein MPQQPPVRSTPTRPSRPDASMSLLTNVMDHSLDDGYAEAAARKTADGTGGMPKTLRAKLGLAAGLVLAALVVTVGAAQARVAAPVVAKEREELIDRIDQETDAADELEDTVDELRDDVSRRQREALKKSGDSDQAELLGLLSGSTEVHGPGVKLVVDDAEEATTGGDGDPRETSGFSDTGRVRDRDMQRVVNGLWASGAEAVSVNGQRLTALSAIRAAGDAILVDNKPLVPPYTVLAVGDGKRLSTRFQNSADGLYLHALQENFGIRTAISAEDDLRLPAAPSVIVRTAQPRTEKDAS, encoded by the coding sequence ATGCCGCAGCAGCCCCCCGTTCGGAGCACCCCCACGCGCCCGTCGCGTCCGGACGCGTCCATGTCGCTGCTCACCAACGTCATGGACCACAGCCTCGACGACGGGTACGCCGAGGCCGCCGCACGCAAGACGGCCGACGGCACCGGGGGCATGCCCAAGACGCTCCGGGCCAAGCTCGGTCTGGCCGCCGGCCTGGTGCTCGCGGCACTCGTCGTGACCGTCGGGGCGGCGCAGGCGCGGGTGGCGGCGCCCGTCGTGGCCAAGGAGCGCGAGGAACTGATCGACCGCATCGACCAGGAGACCGACGCCGCGGACGAGCTCGAGGACACCGTCGACGAGCTGCGTGACGACGTGAGCAGACGGCAGCGTGAGGCTCTCAAGAAGAGCGGCGACAGCGACCAGGCCGAGCTCCTCGGTCTTCTGTCGGGCTCCACGGAGGTGCACGGCCCCGGGGTGAAGCTGGTCGTCGACGACGCCGAGGAAGCCACCACGGGCGGCGACGGGGACCCGCGTGAGACCTCCGGCTTCTCCGACACCGGACGTGTGCGCGACCGCGACATGCAGCGGGTGGTCAACGGTCTGTGGGCGTCGGGTGCCGAGGCCGTGTCCGTCAACGGGCAGCGGCTGACGGCCCTGTCGGCGATCCGGGCCGCGGGGGACGCGATACTGGTCGACAACAAGCCACTCGTGCCTCCGTATACGGTGCTTGCCGTGGGGGACGGAAAGCGGCTGAGCACCAGGTTCCAGAACAGCGCCGACGGGCTCTACCTGCACGCCCTGCAGGAGAACTTCGGGATCCGGACCGCCATCTCGGCGGAGGACGATCTCCGGCTGCCTGCCGCACCGAGTGTGATCGTACGTACAGCACAGCCGAGAACTGAGAAGGACGCATCGTGA
- a CDS encoding DUF881 domain-containing protein, with the protein MSNQDETPDNRLRKELPEEVPAGTRPPAGDGARDTSQLTGRQRLAKGLWPPRVTRAQLIVAVLLFGLGFGLAVQVASNSDSGSALRGARQEDLVRILDELDDRTQRLEDEKQGLEKQRDELENSSDQAEEARRQTVQKERQLGILAGTVAAQGPGITMTIGDTKGKVEADMLLDAIQELRAAGAEAIQVNGVRVVAGTYLTDSGNGVGVDGNKINAPFRFKVIGKPQDLEPALNIPGGVVQTLEKEQATVTVERSDKIIVDALRVAKRPDYARSSSQ; encoded by the coding sequence ATGAGCAACCAGGACGAGACGCCCGACAACAGGCTCCGCAAGGAACTGCCCGAGGAAGTGCCCGCCGGGACTCGGCCTCCGGCCGGGGACGGCGCGCGGGACACGTCGCAGCTGACCGGTCGCCAGCGGCTGGCGAAGGGGTTGTGGCCGCCGCGTGTCACCCGGGCCCAACTCATCGTGGCCGTGCTGCTGTTCGGTCTGGGCTTCGGCCTGGCCGTCCAGGTCGCGTCGAACAGTGACAGCGGCAGCGCGCTGCGGGGTGCGCGCCAGGAGGATCTTGTACGCATCCTCGATGAACTGGACGACCGCACTCAGCGTCTTGAAGACGAGAAGCAGGGCCTCGAGAAGCAGCGTGACGAGCTGGAGAACAGCTCGGACCAGGCCGAGGAGGCCCGCAGGCAGACCGTCCAGAAGGAGCGGCAGCTCGGGATCCTCGCCGGCACGGTGGCCGCGCAGGGGCCCGGCATCACCATGACCATCGGGGACACGAAGGGGAAGGTCGAGGCGGACATGCTGCTCGACGCGATCCAGGAGCTGCGCGCGGCCGGCGCGGAGGCGATCCAGGTCAACGGTGTGCGAGTCGTCGCGGGCACCTACCTGACGGATTCCGGCAACGGCGTCGGCGTCGACGGGAACAAGATCAACGCTCCTTTTCGTTTCAAGGTCATCGGCAAGCCGCAGGACCTCGAGCCGGCGCTGAACATCCCGGGAGGCGTGGTGCAGACTCTGGAGAAGGAGCAGGCCACCGTGACCGTCGAGCGCTCGGACAAGATCATCGTGGACGCCTTGCGAGTAGCGAAGCGGCCTGACTACGCTCGGTCGTCCTCGCAGTGA